Proteins encoded by one window of Vigna radiata var. radiata cultivar VC1973A chromosome 5, Vradiata_ver6, whole genome shotgun sequence:
- the LOC106762517 gene encoding uncharacterized protein LOC106762517 isoform X2 has protein sequence MSYCWHSLGLVPISQSQTLFSFSQTHGTFARQRVPCSLLQEMSVVEPSSQYKYQQQNNLTSISRNPSVGGDDDGDEEEGISKIGVPRQKHIPVSKSQLVDAILSIMFNQSQDVAHHFRLLTSCLDSILHAEHKSILEEMRSDYQLANSLQTHSSLTQLEDANLYDDQQDQREKSVLPYPALDLTALLRSLDIASTKKDYDSGSRVTIGTRFQHAFMKLLSDAQFEELSARDLLLTSALNSDYLLTLPIYVDWKRAYESNAIIFRRGYATEKQKGLLIVEKLDYLQSKILRGTFFVISKPLTKLGSWISELYENGSQRHEIQNWTESLRLWLKELSVFQKSLLYNDPASDEHIGINQEPNAELPIWLAAQRAVARYEGILSQVGPRGRLLRRMLSWIGLMPPLPETPFEVHNDNNTPEPHLRPTFLSRISLNDIWRPATRKYCGNDPWKMLKTSISILFSQSVLQEPAFEELILLYTKEVGETNGNDKADVSSLQLKIYERIPIPDLAVIFPHKKLSFRIIDTVRLDIATILGLLAYFINYKFENVLSSPSAILLDVVAISALIIYGSRVVLGYKQTWDRYQLLVNKTLNEKTLASGFGSVHFLLDASEQQQYKEAVLAYAILLKAEKGQVISRQTVGEKCERFLYEVFKVKVEMPIDKALNTLLRLGLATETCIDGNRGLLAIPCPKAYEALKERWNILLC, from the exons ATGTCATATTGTTGGCACAGTTTGGGTCTTGTGCCAATTTCACAATCCCAAACcctgttttctttttcacaaaCACATGGTACCTTCGCGAGGCAGAGGGTTCCTTGTTCACTGCTGCAGGAAATGTCCGTGGTGGAACCATCCTCACAATACAAGTATCAACAACAGAACAACCTTACAAGTATAAGTAGGAATCCCAGTGTCGGAGGGGATGATGATGGAGACGAAGAAGAAGGAATTTCGAAAATAGGAGTGCCAAGGCAGAAACACATCCCTGTTTCCAAGTCCCAGCTCGTGGATGCCATCCTCTCTATCATGTTTAACCAATCCCAAGATGTTGCCCATCACTTTCGCCTTCTCACCTC ATGCTTAGACTCCATACTTCACGCTGAGCACAAAAGCATTTTAGAGGAGATGCGTTCCGATTATCAACTTGCCAATTCACTCCAAACACACAGTTCATTGACACAACTG GAAGACGCCAACCTCTATGACGACCAGCAGGATCAGAGGGAAAAGTCTGTGCTCCCTTACCCTGCTTTGGACCTCACTGCTCTTTTACGATCTCTCGACATAGCATCTACCAAGAAAGATTATGATAGTGGCTCCAG GGTCACCATTGGTACTCGTTTCCAACATGCTTTCATGAAGCTTCTTTCAGATGCACAATTTGAAGAACTATCAGCTAGGGACCTGCTGTTAACGTCTGCATTGAACTCAGATTATCTCCTTACCTTGCCAATATATGTTGATTGGAAAAGAGCATATGAGTCTAATGCCATAATATTTAG GCGTGGTTATGCAACTGAGAAGCAGAAGGGCTTGTTAATTGTTGAGAAACTGGATTACTTACAGTCTAAGATTCTGCGAGGAACCTTCTTTGTTATATCAAAACCACTAACAAAACTTGGCTCCTGGATCAGTGAG CTTTACGAAAATGGGAGTCAGAGACATGAAATACAAAACTGGACAGAAAGCTTGAGGCTTTGGCTAAAGGAATTGTCAGTATTTCAGAAATCACTACTTTATAATGACCCTGCTTCAGATGAGCATATAGGTATAAATCAAGAACCAAATGCAGAACTTCCTATTTGGTTGGCAGCTCAGAGGGCAGTAGCTCGATATGAAGGAATTTTGTCACAAGTTGGTCCTCGTGGAAGGCTCCTGAGGAGAATGCTTTCTTGGATAGGACTAATGCCCCCTTTGCCAGAAACTCCTTTTGAAGTTCACAATGATAATAATACTCCTGAACCTCACCTTAG GCCTACTTTTTTATCAAGGATATCACTTAATGATATATGGAGACCTGCAACAAGGAAATACTGTGGAAATGATCCTTGGAAAATGTTGAAAACTTCCATTTCCATACTTTTCTCACAATCAGTCCTGCAG GAGCCAGCATTTGAAGAATTAATTCTACTATATACCAAGGAAGTTGGCGAAACAAATGGTAATGATAAAGCTGACGTTTCATCATTGCAGTTAAAGATCTATGAAAGAATTCCTATTCCAGATTTAGCG GTAATATTCCCTCACAAAAAGCTATCATTCCGTATCATAGACACG GTGCGCTTGGATATTGCCACAATTTTGGGACTTTTGGCATACTTCATAAACTACAAATTTGAGAATGTCTTATCTTCCCC atCAGCAATTTTACTTGATGTTGTCGCCATAAGTGCTCTAATAATATATGGGAGTCGTGTGGTCCTTGGTTACAAACAGACATGGGATCGGTATCAG CTGTTAGTTAACAAGACACTCAATGAAAAAACATTGGCAAGTGGCTTTGGCTCTGTGCATTTTCTTCTAGATGCCTCTGAACAGCAGCAA TACAAGGAAGCTGTTTTGGCCTATGCCATCCTACTCAAAGCAGAGAAGGGACAG GTTATTTCTCGGCAAACTGTTGGAGAAAAATGTGAGAGATTCTTGTATGAAGTTTTTAAAGTAAAG GTTGAAATGCCAATAGACAAGGCACTTAATACATTATTAAGGCTGGGCCTAGCAACTGAAACTTGTATTGATGGGAATCGGGGATTGTTGGCTATACCTTGTCCGAAGGCTTATGAGGCCCTTAAAGAACGATGGAATATTTTGCTCTGTTAG
- the LOC106762517 gene encoding uncharacterized protein LOC106762517 isoform X3, with product MSYCWHSLGLVPISQSQTLFSFSQTHGTFARQRVPCSLLQEMSVVEPSSQYKYQQQNNLTSISRNPSVGGDDDGDEEEGISKIGVPRQKHIPVSKSQLVDAILSIMFNQSQDVAHHFRLLTSCLDSILHAEHKSILEEMRSDYQLANSLQTHSSLTQLVNIPNVNTKDSDMLTDDNDIIAIQEDANLYDDQQDQREKSVLPYPALDLTALLRSLDIASTKKDYDSGSRVTIGTRFQHAFMKLLSDAQFEELSARDLLLTSALNSDYLLTLPIYVDWKRAYESNAIIFRRGYATEKQKGLLIVEKLDYLQSKILRGTFFVISKPLTKLGSWISELYENGSQRHEIQNWTESLRLWLKELSVFQKSLLYNDPASDEHIGINQEPNAELPIWLAAQRAVARYEGILSQVGPRGRLLRRMLSWIGLMPPLPETPFEVHNDNNTPEPHLRPTFLSRISLNDIWRPATRKYCGNDPWKMLKTSISILFSQSVLQEPAFEELILLYTKEVGETNGNDKADVSSLQLKIYERIPIPDLAVIFPHKKLSFRIIDTVRLDIATILGLLAYFINYKFENVLSSPSAILLDVVAISALIIYGSRVVLGYKQTWDRYQLLVNKTLNEKTLASGFGSVHFLLDASEQQQVRNFLCLQGSCFGLCHPTQSREGTGYFSANCWRKM from the exons ATGTCATATTGTTGGCACAGTTTGGGTCTTGTGCCAATTTCACAATCCCAAACcctgttttctttttcacaaaCACATGGTACCTTCGCGAGGCAGAGGGTTCCTTGTTCACTGCTGCAGGAAATGTCCGTGGTGGAACCATCCTCACAATACAAGTATCAACAACAGAACAACCTTACAAGTATAAGTAGGAATCCCAGTGTCGGAGGGGATGATGATGGAGACGAAGAAGAAGGAATTTCGAAAATAGGAGTGCCAAGGCAGAAACACATCCCTGTTTCCAAGTCCCAGCTCGTGGATGCCATCCTCTCTATCATGTTTAACCAATCCCAAGATGTTGCCCATCACTTTCGCCTTCTCACCTC ATGCTTAGACTCCATACTTCACGCTGAGCACAAAAGCATTTTAGAGGAGATGCGTTCCGATTATCAACTTGCCAATTCACTCCAAACACACAGTTCATTGACACAACTGGTGAATATACCCAACGTGAATACCAAGGATTCAGACATGCTTACTGATGACAATGACATTATTGCAATTCAGGAAGACGCCAACCTCTATGACGACCAGCAGGATCAGAGGGAAAAGTCTGTGCTCCCTTACCCTGCTTTGGACCTCACTGCTCTTTTACGATCTCTCGACATAGCATCTACCAAGAAAGATTATGATAGTGGCTCCAG GGTCACCATTGGTACTCGTTTCCAACATGCTTTCATGAAGCTTCTTTCAGATGCACAATTTGAAGAACTATCAGCTAGGGACCTGCTGTTAACGTCTGCATTGAACTCAGATTATCTCCTTACCTTGCCAATATATGTTGATTGGAAAAGAGCATATGAGTCTAATGCCATAATATTTAG GCGTGGTTATGCAACTGAGAAGCAGAAGGGCTTGTTAATTGTTGAGAAACTGGATTACTTACAGTCTAAGATTCTGCGAGGAACCTTCTTTGTTATATCAAAACCACTAACAAAACTTGGCTCCTGGATCAGTGAG CTTTACGAAAATGGGAGTCAGAGACATGAAATACAAAACTGGACAGAAAGCTTGAGGCTTTGGCTAAAGGAATTGTCAGTATTTCAGAAATCACTACTTTATAATGACCCTGCTTCAGATGAGCATATAGGTATAAATCAAGAACCAAATGCAGAACTTCCTATTTGGTTGGCAGCTCAGAGGGCAGTAGCTCGATATGAAGGAATTTTGTCACAAGTTGGTCCTCGTGGAAGGCTCCTGAGGAGAATGCTTTCTTGGATAGGACTAATGCCCCCTTTGCCAGAAACTCCTTTTGAAGTTCACAATGATAATAATACTCCTGAACCTCACCTTAG GCCTACTTTTTTATCAAGGATATCACTTAATGATATATGGAGACCTGCAACAAGGAAATACTGTGGAAATGATCCTTGGAAAATGTTGAAAACTTCCATTTCCATACTTTTCTCACAATCAGTCCTGCAG GAGCCAGCATTTGAAGAATTAATTCTACTATATACCAAGGAAGTTGGCGAAACAAATGGTAATGATAAAGCTGACGTTTCATCATTGCAGTTAAAGATCTATGAAAGAATTCCTATTCCAGATTTAGCG GTAATATTCCCTCACAAAAAGCTATCATTCCGTATCATAGACACG GTGCGCTTGGATATTGCCACAATTTTGGGACTTTTGGCATACTTCATAAACTACAAATTTGAGAATGTCTTATCTTCCCC atCAGCAATTTTACTTGATGTTGTCGCCATAAGTGCTCTAATAATATATGGGAGTCGTGTGGTCCTTGGTTACAAACAGACATGGGATCGGTATCAG CTGTTAGTTAACAAGACACTCAATGAAAAAACATTGGCAAGTGGCTTTGGCTCTGTGCATTTTCTTCTAGATGCCTCTGAACAGCAGCAAGTGAGAAACTTCCTTTGCT TACAAGGAAGCTGTTTTGGCCTATGCCATCCTACTCAAAGCAGAGAAGGGACAG GTTATTTCTCGGCAAACTGTTGGAGAAAAATGTGA
- the LOC106762517 gene encoding uncharacterized protein LOC106762517 isoform X1 → MSYCWHSLGLVPISQSQTLFSFSQTHGTFARQRVPCSLLQEMSVVEPSSQYKYQQQNNLTSISRNPSVGGDDDGDEEEGISKIGVPRQKHIPVSKSQLVDAILSIMFNQSQDVAHHFRLLTSCLDSILHAEHKSILEEMRSDYQLANSLQTHSSLTQLVNIPNVNTKDSDMLTDDNDIIAIQEDANLYDDQQDQREKSVLPYPALDLTALLRSLDIASTKKDYDSGSRVTIGTRFQHAFMKLLSDAQFEELSARDLLLTSALNSDYLLTLPIYVDWKRAYESNAIIFRRGYATEKQKGLLIVEKLDYLQSKILRGTFFVISKPLTKLGSWISELYENGSQRHEIQNWTESLRLWLKELSVFQKSLLYNDPASDEHIGINQEPNAELPIWLAAQRAVARYEGILSQVGPRGRLLRRMLSWIGLMPPLPETPFEVHNDNNTPEPHLRPTFLSRISLNDIWRPATRKYCGNDPWKMLKTSISILFSQSVLQEPAFEELILLYTKEVGETNGNDKADVSSLQLKIYERIPIPDLAVIFPHKKLSFRIIDTVRLDIATILGLLAYFINYKFENVLSSPSAILLDVVAISALIIYGSRVVLGYKQTWDRYQLLVNKTLNEKTLASGFGSVHFLLDASEQQQYKEAVLAYAILLKAEKGQVISRQTVGEKCERFLYEVFKVKVEMPIDKALNTLLRLGLATETCIDGNRGLLAIPCPKAYEALKERWNILLC, encoded by the exons ATGTCATATTGTTGGCACAGTTTGGGTCTTGTGCCAATTTCACAATCCCAAACcctgttttctttttcacaaaCACATGGTACCTTCGCGAGGCAGAGGGTTCCTTGTTCACTGCTGCAGGAAATGTCCGTGGTGGAACCATCCTCACAATACAAGTATCAACAACAGAACAACCTTACAAGTATAAGTAGGAATCCCAGTGTCGGAGGGGATGATGATGGAGACGAAGAAGAAGGAATTTCGAAAATAGGAGTGCCAAGGCAGAAACACATCCCTGTTTCCAAGTCCCAGCTCGTGGATGCCATCCTCTCTATCATGTTTAACCAATCCCAAGATGTTGCCCATCACTTTCGCCTTCTCACCTC ATGCTTAGACTCCATACTTCACGCTGAGCACAAAAGCATTTTAGAGGAGATGCGTTCCGATTATCAACTTGCCAATTCACTCCAAACACACAGTTCATTGACACAACTGGTGAATATACCCAACGTGAATACCAAGGATTCAGACATGCTTACTGATGACAATGACATTATTGCAATTCAGGAAGACGCCAACCTCTATGACGACCAGCAGGATCAGAGGGAAAAGTCTGTGCTCCCTTACCCTGCTTTGGACCTCACTGCTCTTTTACGATCTCTCGACATAGCATCTACCAAGAAAGATTATGATAGTGGCTCCAG GGTCACCATTGGTACTCGTTTCCAACATGCTTTCATGAAGCTTCTTTCAGATGCACAATTTGAAGAACTATCAGCTAGGGACCTGCTGTTAACGTCTGCATTGAACTCAGATTATCTCCTTACCTTGCCAATATATGTTGATTGGAAAAGAGCATATGAGTCTAATGCCATAATATTTAG GCGTGGTTATGCAACTGAGAAGCAGAAGGGCTTGTTAATTGTTGAGAAACTGGATTACTTACAGTCTAAGATTCTGCGAGGAACCTTCTTTGTTATATCAAAACCACTAACAAAACTTGGCTCCTGGATCAGTGAG CTTTACGAAAATGGGAGTCAGAGACATGAAATACAAAACTGGACAGAAAGCTTGAGGCTTTGGCTAAAGGAATTGTCAGTATTTCAGAAATCACTACTTTATAATGACCCTGCTTCAGATGAGCATATAGGTATAAATCAAGAACCAAATGCAGAACTTCCTATTTGGTTGGCAGCTCAGAGGGCAGTAGCTCGATATGAAGGAATTTTGTCACAAGTTGGTCCTCGTGGAAGGCTCCTGAGGAGAATGCTTTCTTGGATAGGACTAATGCCCCCTTTGCCAGAAACTCCTTTTGAAGTTCACAATGATAATAATACTCCTGAACCTCACCTTAG GCCTACTTTTTTATCAAGGATATCACTTAATGATATATGGAGACCTGCAACAAGGAAATACTGTGGAAATGATCCTTGGAAAATGTTGAAAACTTCCATTTCCATACTTTTCTCACAATCAGTCCTGCAG GAGCCAGCATTTGAAGAATTAATTCTACTATATACCAAGGAAGTTGGCGAAACAAATGGTAATGATAAAGCTGACGTTTCATCATTGCAGTTAAAGATCTATGAAAGAATTCCTATTCCAGATTTAGCG GTAATATTCCCTCACAAAAAGCTATCATTCCGTATCATAGACACG GTGCGCTTGGATATTGCCACAATTTTGGGACTTTTGGCATACTTCATAAACTACAAATTTGAGAATGTCTTATCTTCCCC atCAGCAATTTTACTTGATGTTGTCGCCATAAGTGCTCTAATAATATATGGGAGTCGTGTGGTCCTTGGTTACAAACAGACATGGGATCGGTATCAG CTGTTAGTTAACAAGACACTCAATGAAAAAACATTGGCAAGTGGCTTTGGCTCTGTGCATTTTCTTCTAGATGCCTCTGAACAGCAGCAA TACAAGGAAGCTGTTTTGGCCTATGCCATCCTACTCAAAGCAGAGAAGGGACAG GTTATTTCTCGGCAAACTGTTGGAGAAAAATGTGAGAGATTCTTGTATGAAGTTTTTAAAGTAAAG GTTGAAATGCCAATAGACAAGGCACTTAATACATTATTAAGGCTGGGCCTAGCAACTGAAACTTGTATTGATGGGAATCGGGGATTGTTGGCTATACCTTGTCCGAAGGCTTATGAGGCCCTTAAAGAACGATGGAATATTTTGCTCTGTTAG